In Oryza glaberrima chromosome 8, OglaRS2, whole genome shotgun sequence, the following are encoded in one genomic region:
- the LOC127782811 gene encoding auxin-induced protein 15A-like — MAGKLYQLMSRMHLARSRSSSSSAATAAAAAADVPRGHFAVYVGERRKRFVIPTAYLKHPSFVLLLKRVEEEFGFDCHRCGGLTIPCATEGDFASFVAGAIASDDHHHH, encoded by the coding sequence ATGGCGGGGAAGCTGTACCAGCTGATGTCGAGGATGCACCTGGCGAGgagccggtcgtcgtcgtcgtcggcggcgacggcggcggcggcggcggcggacgtgcCGAGGGGGCATTTCGCGGTGTACGTCGGCGAGAGGCGGAAGCGGTTCGTGATCCCGACGGCTTACCTGAAGCACCCGTCGTTCGTGCTGCTGCTGaagcgggtggaggaggagttCGGCTTCGACTGCCACCGCTGCGGCGGCCTCACCATCCCCTGCGCCACCGAGGGCGACTTCGCCtccttcgtcgccggcgccatcgcctccgacgaccaccaccaccactag
- the LOC127782121 gene encoding auxin-induced protein 15A-like gives MGGKLQHLMERLHLAGKGGGGGGARDVPRGHFAVYVGEARARFVVPTAYLRQPAFVALLKSVEEEYGFDHCGGGGLTIPCSERDFAALLGRLASSPPPPSWR, from the coding sequence ATGGGAGGCAAGCTGCAGCATCTCATGGAGAGGCTTCACCTGGCtgggaagggcggcggcggcggcggggcgagggACGTGCCGAGGGGACACTTCGCGGTGTACGTCGGCGAGGCTCGGGCGAGGTTCGTGGTGCCGACGGCGTACCTGAGGCAGCCGGCGTTCGTGGCGCTGCTGAAGAGCGTGGAGGAGGAGTACGGCTTCGAccactgcggcggcggcggcctcaccATCCCCTGCTCCGAGCGCGacttcgccgccctcctcggccgcctcgcctcctcgccgccgccgccgtcgtggcgtTGA